Genomic DNA from Candidatus Methylomirabilota bacterium:
CTACCCGTTCAACGTCCTGAACATCTGTCTCGTGACGGACGCGGGCGGCGCGGTCGTGCTGACGCGCGCCGACCGGGCGCGGGACTGCGCCAAGAAGCCCGTGTACGTCCGCGGCCTGGGCGAGGGCACCGAGCACGTGATGGTCACCCAGATGAAGGACCTCACCTTCAGCGAGGCCACGCGCCTCGCAGGCGAGAAGGCGTTCCGGATGGCCGGCGTCGGCGCGCGGGACTTCGACCACATCATGCTCTACGACGCCTTCACCTCGGGGCCGCCCATCATGCTCGAGTCGCTCGGCGTCGCCAGGCGCGGCGAGGGCGTGCACTTCTTCGCGGACGGCCGCTCGACGCCGGGCGGCAAGCTCCCGATCAACACCAACGGCGGCGGCCTCTCCTACACCCACTCGGGCATGTACGGCATCTTCCCGATCATCGAGGCGACGCGCCAGCTCCGCGGCGAGTGCGGCCCGCGCCAGGTGCCGGGCGTGAGGCTCTCGCTGGTCAACGGCATGGGCGGCATGCTCTCCGCCGCCGGGACGCTCGTGCTCTCGAGCGAGCGCGGGAGCTAGGGCTCGCGCGCCGCGTCTGGACACACCGGACGTTGTGTGCTTCGATGAGCGAGACCGGAGTGTCGGTCGCCTGCCCTCAGCGGTCCCCGCCGAGCGCGACGCTCGGGCGCAGTCGCCACGGAGAAACCCTCATGCCGGCGATCCGCCGCATCAGCGAGCTCACGGTCGAGCGCCGCGACCATCGGCTCTGCGTTCGCTTCAAGCTGAACGTCTCCCCCGACCGGAACTGGATCGGCCTCTTCAAGGCGCACGCGGCCTCGAGCGTGCTCGGCGCCGCCAACGTGATCTTCGACGAGACCGACGCGTTCGTGGAAGTCGGGAGGCCCAGCAGCCCGGCGGAGCTCGCCACGGCCCTCGACTGCTTCATCGAGTGCGCGAACCTCCGGCTGAGGACCTTCGCCGGCCACGCCCCCGAGGACCGGCCGCTCGCGGCGGCCCTGTCGCGCATCGCCGCCGCCCGGATGCGCCCACACCTGTGACCGCGTCCGGATGGCACCGGCGTGTCTGGGCAGTGACGTCCTGCCCCTTCGAAAGCGCTCGAACCGCCGCGGCTAACTAGCGAAGAACGCTCGCGGTCGGCTCCAGACGATGATCTGGCACCCCCGTTGCCTCTTTTCTCTCTTTGCCATGCGAGACGCGCCATCGCTGCTGACGCGCCGCGCGCTGGGACTCCTGATCCTGCTGCTCATAATGTTCCCCGCGTATCTGATCTCGCGGCCGAATGCCCCTCAGGCGCCCCGGCGGATCGAGCGCAAGGCCGGCATCGCGGACGACGCGACGGCGGTCGGGTCGAGCGAGCTGCTCGGCGTGGCGATCGAGGCGCACATCCGCGAGGTCGCCGTCCGCTACCGCATCTCGCCGCTCCTGGTCGCCGCGATCGTCGAGGCCGAGTCCGACTTCAATCCGCGAGCGGTGTCGCGCCGGGGCGCCCGTGGCCTGATGCAGCTGATGCCGCGAACGGCCGCGAGCGTCCGGGTGGAGAACACCTTCGATCCGTACGAGAACATCGAGGGCGGCGTACGCCACCTGCGCCGGCTGATGGACCGGTTCAACGGCGACCTGCCGCTCGTGCTGGCCGCCTACAACGCCGGCGAGCAGGCCGTCCTGCTCTACGGCGGTGTCCCGCCCTATCCCGAGACCCGGCGCTACGTCGTCCGGATCCTGCGGCGCATCGGCCGCCACGACCTCGTGAACCGCGTGATCGGCAGCTCGGGCGCCGTGCTCATTCCCCTGACGACCAACGGGACGGGCTCTGGGCTCGCGCTCGCCGTGACCGGCCCCGCGCTCGAGGCCTGGCGCGAGCGCCAGGCCCTCGAGCGGCAAGCGATCCCCGGGCTGCGGCGCGTCGCCAACGGGCCCGCCGCACCCGCGCTTCGGATCGAGCGCTCCGACTTTCAAGGCCCGTAATCAAGGAGGAGAGAGATGATTGACCGGATCATCACCATGTTGCCCGAAGCGTGGCGCGACCTCG
This window encodes:
- a CDS encoding lytic transglycosylase domain-containing protein — translated: MRDAPSLLTRRALGLLILLLIMFPAYLISRPNAPQAPRRIERKAGIADDATAVGSSELLGVAIEAHIREVAVRYRISPLLVAAIVEAESDFNPRAVSRRGARGLMQLMPRTAASVRVENTFDPYENIEGGVRHLRRLMDRFNGDLPLVLAAYNAGEQAVLLYGGVPPYPETRRYVVRILRRIGRHDLVNRVIGSSGAVLIPLTTNGTGSGLALAVTGPALEAWRERQALERQAIPGLRRVANGPAAPALRIERSDFQGP